The Yersinia entomophaga nucleotide sequence TACTGGGGAGCGCCATTGGCCTTTATTACTACCTACGCGTCACCGTGAGCCTGTTCCTCAGCCCACCGGAGAAACTGGTGCGCGATACTCCAAGCAACTGGGCCTTAACTGCCGGTGGCGTTGTGGTGTTGATTTCTGCGATTCTGGTACTGTTCCTCGGTATCTACCCGCAGCCGTTGATTACGCTGGTACAAATGGCTCAGCCGATGTTCTGAGTCCGGCAATAATCCGCCAAACGGTGGGTTAACATGCTGAGATAAAACCCCTTGCCGAATTTCTGGCAAGGGGTTTTGCTTTTTGGGGGGAATGTCTACATCTCGTCGATAAATTAAAACCTGATTGGGTTTTCCCGATGGCCGAAGGCTGAGAAATAACAGTCTCTTAATTTTTCTGTTTCAGAGAGTTGGCTGGCGGGTGTACGGCAGGTGCCCTGCCTCGAACGGAGTTTTCTGCTAGAGAATTCAGGACAGAAGAGGGCACGCTAACCGATGCGGCCAAACCTAGGTACCGCCGAGATAAAATGACGTTAAATCATGTTTATTAATATTCTTATGCCAGAATATGGTCGTATTTGATCAGCAATCTTTATTTTTCGGATAAAGAATGGAATGTGTTTTCGAGGCTATTGATCACCGCACGCACGCGTGCTGCCCGTTGTACGTCTGGATGTAAAACCAGCCAGATATCCACGGGATCCTGCCGTTCAGGCCAGATTCGTACCAGATCCTCATCGTTATCCGCCAGAAAACAGGAAAGCAGCGCAATGCCTAACCCTTTTTGCGTGGCGGAACGCAGTAATATTTGCGAGTTGCTTTGCAAGACGACATTGGGTTGAACCAGCGTTTCACCGCATAAACTTTGCCAGTGGCGAGGAACGTCTTGTTGAGGGAACAGCAAGAGATCGTGACCGCGAAAGTGTTCGCCGGGTCGAGGGACGCCTCGCACAGCAATATATTCATGGGCGGCATATAAACCCATATTGATCGTCGCCAGCCGCTTAATGATTAACTCATTATTTTCAGGTCTATCGCCGCGAATGGCCAGATCGGCGCCGTGATGCGCCATATTGGTGATGTTAATGCTGGTTGCGACGCTATAACTGATATCTGGATGCTGCTGACGTAGCAATTTCAACGCGGGAAGAACAAATACTTCGGCCAGCGTATCCGTGGTGACAAGAGAAACCGTGCCCTGTAACCGGTCGTCGCCGTTGGCCGCTTTACGATTAATCGCCTCTGCCGCCCTTTCCATAGCAACAGCATCGGTTAGAAGCTGCTCACCCAATAAGCTAAGAGTGAAATGTTTTGGTGTGCGAATAAATAGCTTTGAATTTAAGGCATGTTCCAACGCTGAAATTCTACGCCCGACGGTAGCCTGATCGACATGTAGCTCACGCGCTGCCTGGCGCAGAGTTCCGGCACGCGCCACGGCGAGAAAGAATCGTGCGTCATCCCAGTTCATCAACTTTTCCTTTCGGTATCAGTTCGTTTATGCCTGTAAGTTTAATGTATAAATGCATCAAGATGATGCATTTATGTCTGTTTTGATGCAATTTTGCAGGCGTATAATCCAGAGCTTCTTTTGTTGTCTGTGACAAGGTATTCCCTTGTTGTTTCACCGTTTTAGGAGCCATTTATGTCTGTGGGAGTTGCCCCTGCTGCCCGTTATTTCCCGGTGCTGTGCTTTCTGGCGTTGGCGCTGACTGCGGCATTACTGAATAGCAGCGCGCCAACGCCGCTTTACCCGCTCTATCAGCAGCAACTGGGGCTCAATTCGGTCAGTTTGACAATGGTGTACGCCGCTTATGCCGCTGGCGTGTTGATTTCGCTATTGGCGGTAGGGAATTTAGCGGGAAAGATTCGGGACCTTCGAATGATGATTGTGCCTGCTCTGGTCACGGTACTGGCTGGAGCCTGGCTGTTTGCTATTGCTGATACTTTTGGTCGCCTGTTTGTGGCGCGATTGCTGGCTGGAATTGGCACTGGCGCGCTAACCGGTGCGGCGAACCTGGCGCTGATCCGTTTTTGTCCGCCGGATGGCGGCAAGCGGGCGGCGTTAATTGCCACGCTTTCTTTTACCGCTGGGTTGGCCTTGGGGCCGATATTTAGTGGTGTAGCGTTACAAACCCATTTTCATCCTACGGTGCTCCCTTTTATTTTGATTATTGCTATGGCCGCGTTGGCAGCGGCAGGACTCACATTGGGCTGGCCGGAAACACGCGCCTTGCGGCATAAGAACATAAAGCTAACTTGCGGGGCCAGTGGTGCAGTGAAACCTGCCGGCGGTTTACTCAGTGGTCTCACCGCTACGGGAATGCGGTTTTTCTTATGCGCCGGTGCACTGTTTGTCTCTTGGGTGGTTGCCGCCAGTATTCTGGCTATCGGCCCGGCGATTGCAAAGCAACTGTTGTATTTACCGGGGCAAGGCGGATTTGGCTATGTGATTGCGGTCTATCTGCTGATTGCGGGTATCTGTCAGTTGGTCAGCCGTAGTATTCCTAGCCGTATTTCCCTGTATACCGGCTGTCTGGCTCAGGCGGTTGCGGTGATGACCTTTGCCGCTGCGTTGTATTTTCATTCATTGCTTTTGGGTGGCATCGGCATGGTCGTGACCGGCTACGCCTTTGGCGCCATCTTTGTCGGCAGTGCCGCGT carries:
- a CDS encoding LysR family transcriptional regulator; its protein translation is MMNWDDARFFLAVARAGTLRQAARELHVDQATVGRRISALEHALNSKLFIRTPKHFTLSLLGEQLLTDAVAMERAAEAINRKAANGDDRLQGTVSLVTTDTLAEVFVLPALKLLRQQHPDISYSVATSINITNMAHHGADLAIRGDRPENNELIIKRLATINMGLYAAHEYIAVRGVPRPGEHFRGHDLLLFPQQDVPRHWQSLCGETLVQPNVVLQSNSQILLRSATQKGLGIALLSCFLADNDEDLVRIWPERQDPVDIWLVLHPDVQRAARVRAVINSLENTFHSLSEK
- a CDS encoding MFS transporter produces the protein MSVGVAPAARYFPVLCFLALALTAALLNSSAPTPLYPLYQQQLGLNSVSLTMVYAAYAAGVLISLLAVGNLAGKIRDLRMMIVPALVTVLAGAWLFAIADTFGRLFVARLLAGIGTGALTGAANLALIRFCPPDGGKRAALIATLSFTAGLALGPIFSGVALQTHFHPTVLPFILIIAMAALAAAGLTLGWPETRALRHKNIKLTCGASGAVKPAGGLLSGLTATGMRFFLCAGALFVSWVVAASILAIGPAIAKQLLYLPGQGGFGYVIAVYLLIAGICQLVSRSIPSRISLYTGCLAQAVAVMTFAAALYFHSLLLGGIGMVVTGYAFGAIFVGSAALVNLISPKASHAPLLSLFYVIAYTANWVPVALGWMIDRHGLLSAANLLFCLSSPVCLLLAWGIKRAAFFAHE